In the genome of Raphanus sativus cultivar WK10039 chromosome 4, ASM80110v3, whole genome shotgun sequence, one region contains:
- the LOC108830643 gene encoding protein BREAKING OF ASYMMETRY IN THE STOMATAL LINEAGE-like, with translation MASQWTIQKLVTWRVKDWATCFLASKIPIDVDEDGVNTSGNTMNSNNVMFKRTKRKMKSKKKRSERKLSLSPPGTRHHHLRSSSVSPTSASQNRRLSWQQQQPLASDEPGFIVFCFDREDGGFDVVKEGKEERKEVELSSEKSPRTVNRKLIYGDQGEVKTEKVNSPEIKEPEQDQDDKTKFQETKDVSCDVHNQKNEEEEVDASDKSSGSSHSDERRGSFAFPILGVEWMGSPVQMPKTDDLSPEKQKPIALGFQCCRF, from the exons ATGGCTTCGCAATGGACAATACAAAAACTTGTCACTTGGAGAGTCAAAGATTGGGCTACCTGTTTCTTGGCTTCCAAGATTCCTATAG ACGTAGATGAAGATGGAGTTAATACTTCCGGAAACACAATGAACAGCAACAATGTAATGTTTAAGAGAAcaaagaggaagatgaagagtAAAAAGAAGAGATCAGAGAGGAAACTCAGTCTAAGCCCACCAGGGACACGTCATCATCATCTAAGAAGCAGCAGCGTTTCTCCTACGTCGGCGTCTCAGAACCGGCGGTTGAGctggcagcagcagcagccactGGCCTCAGACGAACCTGGCTTCATTGTCTTCTGCTTCGACCGTGAAGACGGTGGGTTTGACGTTGTCAAAGAGGGAAAGGAAGAGAGGAAGGAGGTGGAATTGTCCTCGGAAAAGTCACCGAGGACGGTGAATCGTAAG CTTATTTATGGAGACCAAGGGGAAGTGAAAACAGAGAAGGTTAACTCGCCGGAGATTAAAGAGCCAGAACAAGATCAAGATGATAAGACCAAATTCCAAGAAACTAAAGATGTTTCATGTGATGTTCATAATCAG aagaatgaggaagaagaagttgaTGCCTCTGATAAATCTAGCGGGTCTAGTCACTCGGACGAAAGAAGGGGATCGTTTGCATTTCCCAT ATTGGGAGTTGAGTGGATGGGGAGCCCTGTCCAGATGCCTAAAACAGATGACTTATCTCCCGAGAAACAAAAGCCAATTGCTTTAGGGTTTCAGTGTTGTCGATTCTAA
- the LOC130511455 gene encoding RCC1 domain-containing protein RUG3, mitochondrial (The sequence of the model RefSeq protein was modified relative to this genomic sequence to represent the inferred CDS: added 130 bases not found in genome assembly) gives MATLSHRLRSSFTRRFSSTRNTQRSGGSTKVPTLYTSPEIGSDSTTTTLQLLSWGRGASGQLGGGIEEIRMYPSPVANLLLRRSDQSFSLAQTPGRIDAVNGSGFRVGVSCGLFHSGLTVDGDLWVWGKGDGGRLGFGQESSVFVPKLNPLFEERSIRSVALGGLHSVALTHKGDVFTWGYGGFGALGHSVYTRELVPRRVEGSWDSKISAIATSGTHTAAITESGELYMWGREEGDGRLGLGPGRGPNEGGGLSVPSKVKALSVPVASVSCGGFFTMALTQEGQLWNWGANSNYELGRGDNLGGWEPMPVPSLEGVRITQIACGGYHSLALTEEGKVLSWGHGGHGQLGNASLRNQKVPTEIEALADKKIVFIACGGSSSAAITDGGELWMWGNAKDFQLGVPGLPEIQTSPVQVNFLTEEDELGPHKVISVSIGASHALCLVSRSH, from the exons ccacgaccacgacccTCCAGCTCCTCTCGTGGGGCCGAGGCGCGTCGGGTCAACTCGGCGGCGGGATCGAGGAGATTCGGATGTACCCGTCTCCGGTCGCTAACCTCCTCCTTCGCCGCTCAGACCAATCCTTCTCTCTCGCCCAGACGCCCGGAAGAATCGACGCGGTAAACgggtcgggttttcgggttGGAGTCTCTTGCGGGTTGTTCCACTCGGGTCTGACGGTCGATGGGGATCTGTGGGTTTGGGGGAAAGGAGACGGAGGGAGGCTAGGGTTCGGACAAGAGAGCTCTGTCTTCGTCCCCAAGTTGAACCCGCTTTTCGAGGAGCGTTCGATTCGCTCTGTCGCTCTCGGTGGGTTACATTCTGTGGCTTTAACACACAAAGGAGATGTTTTTACTTG GGGTTATGGTGGATTTGGTGCGCTTGGACATTCAGTTTACACCAGAGAACTCGTTCCTCGACGTGTTGAAGGCTCTTGGGACTCTAAAATCTCTGCCATTGCAACCAGCGGAACTCATACCGCTGCTATTACCGAATCAG GGGAGCTATATATGTGGGGTAGGGAGGAAGGAGACGGTAGGCTAGGGCTCGGGCCAGGCCGAGGACCAAACGAAGGTGGTGGGCTTAGTGTTCCCTCAAAGGTCAAAGCTTTATCAGTTCCCGTAGCTTCTGTATCCTGTGGTGGTTTCTTCACAATGGCGCTAACACAAGAGGGACAACTGTGGAACTGGGGAG CAAACTCAAATTATGAGCTCGGACGCGGTGATAACTTGGGAGGTTGGGAACCAATGCCAGTACCCAGTTTAGAAGGCGTTCGTATAACTCAGATTGCGTGTGGTGGATATCACTCTCTTGCATTAACCG AGGAAGGTAAAGTGCTCTCGTGGGGACACGGTGGCCACGGACAGTTAGGTAATGCTTCGCTACGAAACCAGAAAGTACCTACAGAAATCGAAGCATTAGCAGACAAGAAGATCGTCTTCATAGCTTGTGGAGGTTCCTCTTCTGCAGCGATAACAG ATGGAGGTGAACTCTGGATGTGGGGAAACGCTAAAGACTTCCAGTTAGGAGTTCCAGGACTCCCTGAGATCCAAACTTCTCCGGTCCAAGTCAACTTCTTAACCGAAGAAGACGAGCTTGGACCGCACAAGGTTATCTCAGTTTCCATCGGTGCCTCTCACGCTCTCTGTTTGGTCTCAAGATCACATTAA
- the LOC130511457 gene encoding LOW QUALITY PROTEIN: ras-related protein RABA1f-like (The sequence of the model RefSeq protein was modified relative to this genomic sequence to represent the inferred CDS: deleted 1 base in 1 codon), giving the protein MAAYRADDDYDYLFKVVLIGDSGVGKSNLLSRFTRNEFSLESKSTIGVEFATRSIHVDDKIVKAQIWDTAGQERYRAITSAYYRGAVGALLVYDVTRHVTFSNVERWLKELRDHTDSNIVIMFVGNKADLRHLRAVSTEDAKAFAEERESTFFVETSALEATNVENAFTQVLTQIYRVASRKALDLGDDPASLPKGRTINVGSKDDVSAVKKVGCCSN; this is encoded by the exons ATGGCGGCGTACAGAGCGGACGACGACTACGATTACCTCTTCAAGGTGGTGCTGATCGGAGACTCCGGCGTCGGAAAATCAAACCTCCTCTCTCGATTCACGCGCAACGAGTTCAGCCTCGAGTCTAAATCCACCATCGGCGTCGAGTTCGCCACCCGTAGCATCCACGTCGACGATAAGATCGTCAAAGCTCAGATCTGGGACACCGCCGGCCAAGAGAG gtacCGAGCAATCACGAGTGCGTATTACCGAGGAGCCGTGGGAGCATTGCTTGTGTACGATGTCACGAGGCACGTGACGTTCTCAAACGTGGAGAGGTGGTTAAAGGAGCTTCGAGATCACACGGATTCGAACATCGTCATCATGTTCGTTGGTAACAAAGCTGATCTCCGTCACCTGCGAGCCGTTTCTACGGAAGACGCTAAGGCTTttgctgag gagagagagagcacttTCTTCGTGGAGACGTCAGCTCTGGAAGCTACCAATGTTGAGAACGCTTTCACTCAAGTGCTCACTCAGATTTACCGCGTGGCTAGCCGTAAGGCGCTGGATCTTGGAGATGATCCTGCTTCTCTTCCTAAGGGACGGACTATCAATGTTGGATCTAAAGACGATGTCTCTGCGGTTAAAAAAGTTGGTTGCTGCTCGAACTGA
- the LOC130511456 gene encoding dof zinc finger protein DOF5.4-like yields MQDIHDYSMTGGGGSGGSTGRFYGGGIGGGGGGGGDRRMRTHQNSILNHHQSLKCPRCSSLNTKFCYYNNYNLSQPRHFCKNCRRYWTKGGVLRNVPVGGGCRKAKRSKSKQPTSSSPSSADKPTTQNVEEKSSSSESSSLTASNSTVTASNATVTAVAVTATVASSSGVMDTDMPNLKQYGNGIEWSTLLGQGSSDGGAFSEIGCFTAASTVETTPFGLGGTFVNQQSIADHLKLEGNTLPQQFGDPTAQVDPNMGFEPLDWGSGGGDQTLFDLTSSVDHAYWSQSQWASSDQDQNGLYLP; encoded by the coding sequence ATGCAAGATATTCATGATTACTCCATGACCGGAGGCGGTGGCAGCGGAGGAAGTACAGGGAGGTTTTATGGGGGAGGAatcggcggcggcggaggaggagggggAGATCGGAGGATGAGAACGCATCAGAACAGTATCCTCAACCATCACCAATCTCTCAAGTGTCCTCGTTGCAGCTCTCTTAACACAAAATTCTGTTACTACAACAACTACAATCTCTCTCAGCCTCGACACTTTTGCAAAAACTGCCGTCGTTACTGGACCAAAGGCGGCGTTCTCCGTAACGTCCCGGTCGGAGGCGGTTGCCGGAAAGCCAAAAGATCGAAGTCTAAGCAGCCTACGTCGTCGTCTCCTTCCTCTGCCGACAAACCAACCACTCAAAACGTTGAAGAGAAATCAAGTAGCAGCGAGAGCTCTTCTCTTACCGCCTCTAACTCCACCGTCACCGCCTCTAACGCTACTGTCACCGCCGTCGCCGTCACCGCCACGGTTGCGTCGTCATCCGGTGTTATGGACACTGATATGCCTAATCTCAAACAGTACGGAAACGGGATCGAATGGTCGACGTTGCTCGGACAGGGTTCATCGGACGGTGGGGCTTTCTCGGAGATCGGCTGTTTTACCGCGGCGTCGACGGTTGAAACAACTCCGTTTGGACTCGGGGGTACTTTCGTAAATCAACAGTCTATAGCTGATCATCTGAAGTTGGAAGGTAATACTTTACCTCAGCAATTTGGTGATCCAACGGCTCAGGTTGATCCTAATATGGGATTTGAACCGTTGGATTGGGGAAGTGGAGGAGGAGATCAAACACTCTTTGATCTAACCAGTTCAGTTGATCATGCATACTGGAGTCAAAGTCAATGGGCGTCGTCTGATCAAGATCAGAATGGTCTCTACCTACCTTAA